A region of the Kribbella sp. NBC_01245 genome:
CAAGTTCACCGAGGCGGCCGACCAGCTCACCCAGTGGTCCCCAGACGAGCAATGGCACGACGTACGCCTCGACGCCAAGCGCCTCCGCTACGCCGCCGAGAGCGTCTCCGTCGTACTCGGCGAAGAGGCGAAAGAACTCGCCGGTCGCGCGGCCAAATTCCAGGACCTGCTCGGGCAACACCAGGACCACTGCGCCGCCGCGGACACCCTCTGGCTCTTCCTCGACGAGGCGGACAAGGCCGGCGACGTCGAAATGGCCTTCGCCTTGGGCCGCCTGATGGAACGTCACCGTGCCGCCCGCCGCCCCCTCCGCGAAGAATTCCTAGCCCACTACCACCGCCCGTAACCCCCTCGCGCCCCCACGCGCACATCTGTGGAAAACCCTCCGCGAAGTGCCTCCTTGTGTTTGCACACGCGCGACACAACAAGGCACCTCGCGGGAGGGTTTTCCACAGATTCGGGCCGCGGGGTTGGGTTTTGGGGATTCGCCGGGTAGAGCGAGGCGGCAGAAGGCGCTGTGGTTAGAGGGTGCGGAAGAGGAGGCCGGTGCGGGGTTTGGGGCCGAAGGAGGTTGCTTTTTGGGGGAGGCGGGCGCCGTGGGCCGCGGTGGAGAGGACTTGGTCCAGGCGTGGTGGGTCGAGTTCGATGACGGCGGTCGCGACTGTCGCTTGGGCAAGGGCGTCGGCTAGGCGGTGGTGGAAGCCGACTGGCTCGGGGTCGACGCCCCACGCCGGGAAGAGCTCCTCGTGGAGCAGGGATACCTCGGGCTTGGCGACGGCTGCGGGCGACGTACGGGCGTCGGTGCGGTAGAGCGTCAGCCACGACGTACCGTCGAAAACCGAGAGGCGGTGCGCGTCGTCCTGCTGGCGGCCCGGAACCACTCGCCATCCTTCGGGCGTACGGGAGAGCACGGTTTCCAGAGATAGGCCTGGCACGGTTCGGTGGATGGCGTCGAGGGTGAGCGGGTGGCGGCCGTGGTCGACGAGCATGGCCAGGCCGAGGTCGGTGCCGGGGCGGTCGGGTTCGCGGCGGTTGCGTTCGAGGTATGCCGCGTATCGGTGGTGGCCGTCGGCGATCAGGGCTTCGCGGGTGGCCAGGTCGGCGGCGATGGCGGCGAGCGTCGTGGGGGAGTCGATCCGCCAGATCGTGTGGGTGGCGCCGTTCTCGGAGTCCGCGACCAGCCACGGCACGCCCGCGCGGGCCTCGTCGATGGCGTCACTCGCGGCGCCTCCACCGGTGTAGGCGAGCAGGATCGGTTCGAGATCCGCGTCGGTGGCCTCCATCAGGGTGAACCGGTCGTCGACCCAGTTCGGCATCGTGTCCTCGTGCGGGAGCACCACGTGGCCGCCCGGGTCGAGGCCGAGGGCACCGATCAGGCCGCACAGGAAGGCATCCCCGAGGCGTTGTTCGTAGACGTAGAGCGCGGGCTTGGCGTCCTGGACGACGACGCCCGCGTGCTGCCAGTCGGTCAGCCGTACGGCCGCCTGGTCGTACCGGCTCGGGCCAAGGTCCTGGTCGCGTGGAAGGATGAGCCGCACCATGTTGTGGAGATCAGAATCAGTCAGCCGCCGGACCAGGGCGGGTTCAAGGACGTCGTACGGCGGAGAGGTCACCGCGCCCAGCGTGCTGACCCGGCCGGCGACGAACCGCCACGCCCGCAACGGCTCCAGCCGCAACGGCCTCGACACCTGCGCACCCGAAGCAGCGTGGGCGTCCGGAGACACCTGGGCGTCCGAAGCACCCGGGGACACCGGCGCGCCGGAAGGCAGCGGCGAAGGCGTGTTGAGCGACTCGGGCATGAGCGGCATCGTACGGGGGCGGTCGTGAGCGCGCGCGGTAAGGACGGCCAGTCGCCGCCACCGCTGTCGGCCTGTGACCAGCCCCTTTCGATCCGGTACGACGTGGCGCTGCTCGATCTGGACGGCGTCGTGTACGTCGGGCCCGATCCGGTGCCGGGTGCGCCGGAGAGTCTGCGCAAAGCCGCCGAGGCCGGGATCCGCCTCGGCTACATCACGAACAACGCGAGCCGGCCGGCCAGCGTCGTCGCCGAGCACCTGAGCTCGTTCGGCCTCGACGTGACCGGGGATGACGTGGTCACGTCCGCGCAGGCGGCGGCCCGGCTGATCTCCCAGCAGTACCCGGCCGGCGCCAAGGTGATGGTCGTCGGTGGCGAAGGGCTGTTCGCGGCGCTGGACGAATACGGCATGACCGCCGTGCGCAGCAGCGACGAGGACCCGGTCGCCGTTGTGCAGGGCTTTCACCCGGAGGTCAACTGGGTGCTGCTCGCGGATGGCGCGCATGCGATCAACGCGGGCGCCAAGTGGTTCGCGACGAATCTCGACCTCACGATCCCGACCGCCGGCGGCAAGGCCCCTGGCAATGGGGCGCTGGTGAAGGCCGTGCGCGAGGCCGTGGAGGTCGATCCGGTCGTAGCCGGTAAGCCCGAGCCGCCCTTGCTGCTGACCAGCATCGAGCGGTTGAAGGCCGAGGCGCCGTTGATGGTGGGCGATCGCCTCGACACGGATATCGCCGGCGCGTACGCGGTCGGCATCCCCAGTTTGTGGGTCGCGACGGGCGTGAACGACGCGGTCGACCTGGCCGCCGCCCCGAAGGACCAGCGGCCGACGTACATCGGTGCCGGGTTGAGCGCGCTCGTGGAGAAGCACCCGGCCGTGGAGGTCGACGGCGGCATGCACTCGTGCGAGGGCTGGATCGCCGAGGTGGCCGACGGTGAGGTCGTGGTCGAGGGAGAGGGCGAGTCGTACGACGGACTGCGCGCGATCCTCTCCGCGGCCTGGGCGGAGGCGGACGAGAACGGCAAAACCCCGGCCGTGCGCGCCGCGCTGACCAAGGTTGGCCTGGGTAAACGGTGAACGCACGCTACCGTGGCTGGCAACGAACCCCAGCCTCAGCGAGGAGGCCATCATGGTGATGGATGCACTGCGCGGTTATGTTCAGCTCGCCAACGGCCTGACCGAGGTCACCAAGCAGCGTGCCCAGGCGGCCGCGAAGGCGCTGATCCAGCAGACCGGCGCCGAGCAGCTGACCACCGGACTGACCACGAAGGTGAGCGACCTCGCCGAAGAGATCGTGGCCACCAGCAAGAGCAATCGCCAGCTGCTGCAGGCGATCGTGGCCAACGAGGTCGAAGGTGCCGTGGCGAAGCTCGGTTTCGTGCGCGCCGAGGAGGTCTCCGCACTGGCTCGCCGGATCGAAAGCCTCGAGAAGGAGCTGGCCGCCGCGGAGAAGCCGGCCATGAGCACGCCGCCGATCAAGCAGGCTCCGGCCGCGAAGAAGGCCGCGCCGGCGAAGGAGGCCGCTGCCAAGAAGGCACCGGCGAAGAAGGCAGCCGCCAAGAAGACTGCCGCGAAGAAGACCACTGCCAAGAAGGCCTGAAGGTGACCGAGTTCCCGTCTGAACAGCCGTACCACGGCCCGGATCCCGATGCCGAGCCACAACCCGAGGACCTGCCGCCCGAAGAGCCGGACTACGAGACCGAGCCCGAGCGGGAGGGCAGCCACCCGCTGGTCGAGGAGACGATGAACCGGCTCGACGAGCTCCGTGAGCGTCCGGTGTCGGAACACGGCGAGGTTTACGCGGATCTGCACGAGCGGTTGCAGAACGCCCTCGCCGAGTCCGACGGCGAGCCCAGCTGAGCACCTGTGGCTAAAGCGGTACGACGTGCCCGGCTGGACGCCGAGCTGGTCCGGCGCGGCCTGGCGCGATCCCGGGACCATGCGGGCGAGTTGATCGCTGCTGGCCGGGTGAAGGTCTCAGGAACTGTCGCGACCAAACCGGCGACAGGAGTCGGCGCAGACGCGGCAATCGTCGTGGACACGTCTGAGATGGATGACCCGGGTTATGCGTCTAGAGGTGCGCACAAGCTCGTCGGCGCGCTAGAGGCGTTCAAAGAGCTCACTGTCGACGGCAAGCGGTGTCTAGACGCAGGAGCGTCTACCGGCGGCTTCACCGACGTCCTGCTGCGTAACGGCGCACAGCACGTCTTTGCCGTTGACGTCGGCTATGGCCAGCTTGTCTGGGCCCTTCAGACTGATGACCGGGTGACGGTGATGGATCGCACCAACGTGCGGACGCTCACGCCCGAGACGCTGGGGGAGCAGGTCGCGTTGGTCGTCAGCGATCTGTCGTTCATCTCGCTGACGCTGGTGCTGCCCGCGCTGATCGCGGTGACGCAGCCGGAAGGCGATCTCGTGCTGATGGTCAAACCCCAGTTCGAGGTCGGCAAGGAGCGGCTCGGCAAGGGCGGCGTGGTGCGCGATCCGGAGCTACGGGCCGACGCGGTGCGCGGAGTGGCGGCAAAAGCCACGGACCTGGGCTGGGGAATCGCCGGAGTCGCGGCCAGCCCGTTGCCCGGTCCGTCCGGAAATGTCGAGTATTTCCTGTGGATACGCCGTTCGGCACCGCCGCTCGATGAGACGATGCTCCGGACTGCTGTCGAGACGGGACCGCAGTGACTCAAGACGAGGAAGGGATGGCCGTGAGCGAGCCGCGTCGCGTGCTGCTGGTCACCCATACCGGTCGCGAACACGCCATCGAGGTCGCCCGAAAGGCGCACAGCCTGCTCACCGCCGCCGGGATCTCCGTGCGCGTGGGCGGTGCCGACGCCGATGTGCTCGCGCTGGACCCGGTCGAGGTGGCCCAAGACCCGGACAAGGCCGCCCTCGACGTCGAGCTGATCATGGTGCTCGGCGGCGACGGCTCGATCCTGCGCGGCGCCGAGCTGGCCCGCCCGCACGGCACCCCCGTGCTCGGTGTGAACCTCGGCCACGTCGGCTTCCTGGCCGAAGCGGAGTACGAGGACCTCGAGCGCACGGTGCAGTCCGTGGTCGACCGCAAGTACACCGTCGAGGAGCGGATGACCCTCGACATCTCCGTGTACGCCGATGGCGAGCTCGTCACCGAGACCTGGGCGCTGAACGAGGCGAGCGTGGAGAAGGCCGCCCGCGAGCGAATGCTCGAGGTGATGGTCGAGGTCGATGGGCGGCCGTTGTCCCGTTGGGGCTGCGATGGCGTGGTCTGTGCGACGCCGACCGGTTCGACCGCCTACGCGTTCTCCGCCGGCGGTCCGGTGGTGTGGCCGGAGGTCGAGGCCATCCTGATGGTGCCGCTGAGCGCGCACGCGTTGTACTCGCGGCCAATGGTGGTTGGGCCCGGGTCGACCGTGTCGATCGAGCTGGTGCGCGCCTCGGAAGGCCTGGGCGTGATGTGGTGTGACGGCCGCCGGACGGTGGAGCTTCCCCGTGCGGCGCGCATCGACGTACGGCGCGGTAAAACCCCGGTGCGACTGGCGAGGGTGCACGAGGCGCCCTTCACCGATCGCCTGGTAGCCAAGTTCGACCTGCCGGTGCTGGGCTGGCGGGGCACTGCCGAGCGTAAGAACGGACGGTCTGGCTGATGTTGTCCGAAATCCGGATCACCGGACTCGGGGTGATCGAGGACGCCACCTTGGACCTCGACCCTGGTTTCACCGCGGTCACCGGCGAGACCGGTGCGGGCAAGACGATGGTGGTGACCGGCGTGAGCATGTTGCTCGGCGGCCGGGCCGACAGCGGTCTGGTCCGGCACGGCGTACGGCGGGCCCGGGTCGAGGGGCGAGCCACTTCGGTGCCGAAATCCCTGGCCCAGCAGACCGAAGACCGCGGCGGTGAGCTGGAAGACGGCGAGCTGCTGATCGCGCGAGAGCTCTCGTCGGAGGGCAGATCCCGCGCGTTCTTGGGCGGCGCAAGCGTGCCCGTGAGTGTGCTCGCGGACGTCTCGGGCGATCTGGTCGCGATCCACGGCCAGGCGGACCAATGGCGTCTGCTGCAGCCGATTCGCCAGCGGGAAACGCTCGACACGTTTGCCGGCAAGCCCGTGCTCGAGCCCCTCGCCGAGTACACCGCGGCTTACCGAAGGCATCGCGAGGTCGAGTCCGAGTTGACCGAGCTCACCACCCGCCAGCGCGACCGGTTGGCCGAGGCAGACCTGCTGCGGTTCGGCCTGGAGGAGATCGCGAAGGCCGAGCCTCTACCCGGCGAAGACCTGGAGCTCGCCGCCGAGGAGGAGCGCCTCGCGTATGCGGACGGCCTGCGGACGGCGGCCACCACCGCGGCAGGCGCGCTCGCGGCCGAGGACCTCGACGCGACCCGGCCAAACGACGTGCTAGGCCTGCTTTCACTCGCAAAACAAGCCCTCGACGGCGAGCGCGAGCACGACCCGACCCTGGCGGGACTGGCCGATCGCGTGGCGGAGCTGAGTTATCTCGCGGCAGACCTGTCGGGCGAGCTCTCGTCGTACGCGTCGGACATTGATACCGATCCGGCCCGGCTGTCCGTGGTGAGCGAGCGGCGCGCGCTGCTGACGTCATTGGCCCGCAAGTACGGCGATGCCGACGGCACGATCGACGAGGTGCTGGAGTGGTCCAAGCGCTCCGCGGCACGTCTTGCCGAGCTCGACGGCAGCGACGAGCGGGTCGAGCTGCTGATGGCGGAACAGGCTGACCTGCAGACCCGGTTGACCGAGCTGGGCCACGTCATCGCGACCGCCCGGCGGGATGCGGCCGAGCGGCTCGGCAAGTCCGTGACCGGGGAGCTCGCCGGCCTGGCCATGCCGCATGCGCAGCTGACGGTCGACGTGCACGACAGTACGCCGGGACCGTTCGGCGCCGACGAGGTCGAGTTCTGCTTCGCGGCCAACCCTGGAAGCCCTGCGAGGCCGTTGCAGAAGGCGGCTTCGGGTGGTGAGTTGTCGCGCGTGATGCTGGCGCTCGAGGTCATCCTGTCGGACACGCATCCCGTGCCGACGCTGGTCTTCGACGAGATCGACGCGGGTATCGGCGGCCGCGCGGCCGTGGAGGTCGGCAAACGGCTCGCGAAGCTGGCCGAGAAGACCCAGGTCATCGTGGTCACGCACCTACCGCAGGTGGCAGCGTTCGCGGACCGTCACGCCGTTGTGCTGAAGAGTGACGACGGTTCGGTCACCACCAGCGGTCTGGTCGCGCTGGACGATGACGCCCGGCTGAAAGAGCTTTCCCGGATGATGGCAGGCCTGGAGAACTCCGATGCCGCCCAGGCGCATGCGGAGGAGTTGCTGGCCCTCGCGGCCGAGCGGCACGGCAAGGGCGGCAAGAAGCGAACTAAGAAGAATCTGTAGACATCAGGGCTCAACGACGTTTACAGTGCCCGGCCCGGTCCCTTGACATGGCAGGATGGCAGTCGCGATGAGACTGCCCACCTTGAGACGTACGCGCCCAACCGAACTTCCCGGTATTCACGGAGTGGTCCGGCTGGATCGCCGTACCAAGAACCTCACCAAGCGCCTGAAGCCCGGCGAGATCGCGGTGATCGACCACGTCGACCTGGATCGGGTCAGTGCCGAGGCGCTGGTCGACTGCAAGGTCGCCGCGGTCGTCAACGTGGCCGACTCGATCAGCGGCCGCTATCCGAACCTCGGCCCCGAGATCCTGGTCGAGGCAGGGATCCCACTGGTCGACGGCATCGGCCGCGAGGTCTTCTCCACCCTGCACGAGGGCGAGAAGGTCCGGCTGCACGAAGGCGTGCTGTACCGCGGTGAGGACGTGCTCGCGAAGGGCGCCAGCCAGGACAGCGAGACCGTCGCCGAGTCGATGGACGACGCCCGCGCGGGTCTGTCCACGCAGCTCGAGGCCTTCACCGCCAACACCTTGGAGTACCTGCGCCGCGAGCGGGATCTGCTGCTCGACGGCGTCGGTGTGCCCGAGATCCACACCCCGATGGACGGTCGCCATGTGCTGATCGTCGTCCGGGGGTACGACTACCGCGACGACCTGGTGGCCCTCCGGCCGTACATTCGCGAGTACCGCCCGGTCCTGATCGGCGTTGACGGCGGTGCCGACGCGCTGGTCGAGAACGGGTATGCGCCGGACCTGATCATCGGCGATATGGACTCGGTCACCGACGACACTCTGAAAAGTGGTGCCGAGGTGGTCGTGCACGCCTATCGCGACGGTCGCGCGCCGGGTTCGGATCGGCTCGAGCGGCTCGGCGTGCAGTCGATCGAGTTCCCCGCGACGGGTACCAGTGAGGATGTCGCGATGTTGCTGGCCGACTCCAAGGGCGCGTCGCTGATCGTCGCGGTCGGCACGCACAACTCGCTGGTCGAGTTCCTGGACAAGGGCCGCTCCGGAATGGCCAGCACCTTCATCACCCGGCTGCGGGTGGGGGCGAAACTGGTCGACGCCAAGGGTGTCAGCCGCCTCTATCGCAGCCGTGTCTCTACGTTCCAGATCATCGCGCTGATCACGGCCGGCGTTTTCGTGCTCAGCGTCGCGATGGTGTCGATCGACGCGCACACGATCTTGTGGTCGATCCTCAGAGCGCGCTGGAACGACATCGTCTTCGGGATCCAGGAGTTGTTCACGTGATCGACTTTCGCTATCACATCGTCTCGATCGTGGCGATCTTCTTCGCCCTCGGTGCCGGTGTGGTCCTGGGGGCGGGCCCGCTGAAGGGCACCGCGAGCCAGGTCGTGCAGGACCAGGCCCAAAGGGATCGCAATGCGCTCGAGAATGCGCGGGCGGAGCTGATCCAGGCCAAAGCGCTCGAGAAGTACCGCGACGACTACGTCACCAAGGTCACCGGCAGCATGACCACCGGCAAGCTCGCCGGTAAGAACGTCGCCGTCGTGACGATGCCCGACGTCGACGGTGGTCTGGCCAACACGACGGTCGAGACCCTGGAGAAGGCCGGCGCCACGGTCACCACCCGGGTCTCGCTGGACGGCAAGCTGTTCCAGGCCGACCAGCGCCAGCTGATCGACCAGCTCAGCACCGAGCTCGTCACCGCCGACGTCACCTTCGGCAAGGACAGCACCACCTTCGAGCGGACCGGCCAGATCCTCGGCCGGGCCATCGCGGCGAAGGAAGAGGGCAAGACCGTCGACGGTGACGCCACCAAGATCCTCGGTGGCCTGACCGGTTCGAAGCTCTTCGGTCTGAAGCCGACGCCGAAACAGCGCGCCAGCCTGGTTGTCGTAGTCGCGGGCAAGACCCCGAGCCCCGTGCCCGACACCTCGGCGTACGACGATGCCGTCGACCTCGCCGAGGGCCTCGACATCGCCAGCGGTGGTGTGGTCGTCGCCGGTGCGCCGGACAGCGCGCAGAACGGTGGCTACGTCAAGGACCTGCGCGGTGATTCCGATGCGACCAAGCTGGTCTCGTCCGTCGACGTCGCGACCATGCCGAGCGGCCAGGCCACGATCGTGTTCGCGCTGATCGAGCAGGCGGAGGGCAAGGCCGGGCAGTACGGCGGTGTCGACGCGAAGAACGGTGTCGCCCCGAGCGCCTTCCAGGCCAAGGACAACTGATGGGGCTGGGCAGGATCGCCGTCGCCCTGGCTTCGGCCGCCGCGACCGGTGCCGTCGAAGGCGCGACCCAGCGCCTCACGAAGGAGCAGCGCG
Encoded here:
- a CDS encoding TlyA family RNA methyltransferase, producing the protein MAKAVRRARLDAELVRRGLARSRDHAGELIAAGRVKVSGTVATKPATGVGADAAIVVDTSEMDDPGYASRGAHKLVGALEAFKELTVDGKRCLDAGASTGGFTDVLLRNGAQHVFAVDVGYGQLVWALQTDDRVTVMDRTNVRTLTPETLGEQVALVVSDLSFISLTLVLPALIAVTQPEGDLVLMVKPQFEVGKERLGKGGVVRDPELRADAVRGVAAKATDLGWGIAGVAASPLPGPSGNVEYFLWIRRSAPPLDETMLRTAVETGPQ
- the recN gene encoding DNA repair protein RecN, which codes for MLSEIRITGLGVIEDATLDLDPGFTAVTGETGAGKTMVVTGVSMLLGGRADSGLVRHGVRRARVEGRATSVPKSLAQQTEDRGGELEDGELLIARELSSEGRSRAFLGGASVPVSVLADVSGDLVAIHGQADQWRLLQPIRQRETLDTFAGKPVLEPLAEYTAAYRRHREVESELTELTTRQRDRLAEADLLRFGLEEIAKAEPLPGEDLELAAEEERLAYADGLRTAATTAAGALAAEDLDATRPNDVLGLLSLAKQALDGEREHDPTLAGLADRVAELSYLAADLSGELSSYASDIDTDPARLSVVSERRALLTSLARKYGDADGTIDEVLEWSKRSAARLAELDGSDERVELLMAEQADLQTRLTELGHVIATARRDAAERLGKSVTGELAGLAMPHAQLTVDVHDSTPGPFGADEVEFCFAANPGSPARPLQKAASGGELSRVMLALEVILSDTHPVPTLVFDEIDAGIGGRAAVEVGKRLAKLAEKTQVIVVTHLPQVAAFADRHAVVLKSDDGSVTTSGLVALDDDARLKELSRMMAGLENSDAAQAHAEELLALAAERHGKGGKKRTKKNL
- a CDS encoding copper transporter; amino-acid sequence: MIDFRYHIVSIVAIFFALGAGVVLGAGPLKGTASQVVQDQAQRDRNALENARAELIQAKALEKYRDDYVTKVTGSMTTGKLAGKNVAVVTMPDVDGGLANTTVETLEKAGATVTTRVSLDGKLFQADQRQLIDQLSTELVTADVTFGKDSTTFERTGQILGRAIAAKEEGKTVDGDATKILGGLTGSKLFGLKPTPKQRASLVVVVAGKTPSPVPDTSAYDDAVDLAEGLDIASGGVVVAGAPDSAQNGGYVKDLRGDSDATKLVSSVDVATMPSGQATIVFALIEQAEGKAGQYGGVDAKNGVAPSAFQAKDN
- the steA gene encoding putative cytokinetic ring protein SteA translates to MRLPTLRRTRPTELPGIHGVVRLDRRTKNLTKRLKPGEIAVIDHVDLDRVSAEALVDCKVAAVVNVADSISGRYPNLGPEILVEAGIPLVDGIGREVFSTLHEGEKVRLHEGVLYRGEDVLAKGASQDSETVAESMDDARAGLSTQLEAFTANTLEYLRRERDLLLDGVGVPEIHTPMDGRHVLIVVRGYDYRDDLVALRPYIREYRPVLIGVDGGADALVENGYAPDLIIGDMDSVTDDTLKSGAEVVVHAYRDGRAPGSDRLERLGVQSIEFPATGTSEDVAMLLADSKGASLIVAVGTHNSLVEFLDKGRSGMASTFITRLRVGAKLVDAKGVSRLYRSRVSTFQIIALITAGVFVLSVAMVSIDAHTILWSILRARWNDIVFGIQELFT
- a CDS encoding DUF1015 domain-containing protein — translated: MPESLNTPSPLPSGAPVSPGASDAQVSPDAHAASGAQVSRPLRLEPLRAWRFVAGRVSTLGAVTSPPYDVLEPALVRRLTDSDLHNMVRLILPRDQDLGPSRYDQAAVRLTDWQHAGVVVQDAKPALYVYEQRLGDAFLCGLIGALGLDPGGHVVLPHEDTMPNWVDDRFTLMEATDADLEPILLAYTGGGAASDAIDEARAGVPWLVADSENGATHTIWRIDSPTTLAAIAADLATREALIADGHHRYAAYLERNRREPDRPGTDLGLAMLVDHGRHPLTLDAIHRTVPGLSLETVLSRTPEGWRVVPGRQQDDAHRLSVFDGTSWLTLYRTDARTSPAAVAKPEVSLLHEELFPAWGVDPEPVGFHHRLADALAQATVATAVIELDPPRLDQVLSTAAHGARLPQKATSFGPKPRTGLLFRTL
- a CDS encoding phasin family protein, which encodes MVMDALRGYVQLANGLTEVTKQRAQAAAKALIQQTGAEQLTTGLTTKVSDLAEEIVATSKSNRQLLQAIVANEVEGAVAKLGFVRAEEVSALARRIESLEKELAAAEKPAMSTPPIKQAPAAKKAAPAKEAAAKKAPAKKAAAKKTAAKKTTAKKA
- a CDS encoding HAD-IIA family hydrolase, with translation MSARGKDGQSPPPLSACDQPLSIRYDVALLDLDGVVYVGPDPVPGAPESLRKAAEAGIRLGYITNNASRPASVVAEHLSSFGLDVTGDDVVTSAQAAARLISQQYPAGAKVMVVGGEGLFAALDEYGMTAVRSSDEDPVAVVQGFHPEVNWVLLADGAHAINAGAKWFATNLDLTIPTAGGKAPGNGALVKAVREAVEVDPVVAGKPEPPLLLTSIERLKAEAPLMVGDRLDTDIAGAYAVGIPSLWVATGVNDAVDLAAAPKDQRPTYIGAGLSALVEKHPAVEVDGGMHSCEGWIAEVADGEVVVEGEGESYDGLRAILSAAWAEADENGKTPAVRAALTKVGLGKR
- a CDS encoding NAD kinase translates to MAVSEPRRVLLVTHTGREHAIEVARKAHSLLTAAGISVRVGGADADVLALDPVEVAQDPDKAALDVELIMVLGGDGSILRGAELARPHGTPVLGVNLGHVGFLAEAEYEDLERTVQSVVDRKYTVEERMTLDISVYADGELVTETWALNEASVEKAARERMLEVMVEVDGRPLSRWGCDGVVCATPTGSTAYAFSAGGPVVWPEVEAILMVPLSAHALYSRPMVVGPGSTVSIELVRASEGLGVMWCDGRRTVELPRAARIDVRRGKTPVRLARVHEAPFTDRLVAKFDLPVLGWRGTAERKNGRSG